The genomic interval AGGACGTCATCGCCGCCGAGGACGTGTTCGAGGACGCGTCGCGGGGGGACCGACCGGCGGAGTCGGACCTCGAGGACGTGTTCGACACGACGGACCCGATGACCATCATCCCGCAGGTGGTCGAGCGAGGGGAGATACAGATAACCGCCGAGCAACGCCGCGAGATGCAGGAGCAGAAACGGCGACAGCTCGTGAACACCATCGCCCGCAACGCGGTCAACCCGCAGATGGACGACGCGCCGCACCCGCCCGAGCGCATCGAGCGAGCGCTGGAGGAGGCGCGGTTCAAGGTCGACCCGATGGAACCCGTCGAGAACCAGGTCGACGACGCCCTCGACGTCCTCCGACCCATCCTGCCCATCCGGTTCGACGAGATGACCGTCGCCGTCCGCCTCCCGGCCGACTACGCCGGGAGCGGGCAGGCACGCGTCCGGCAGTTCGGCGACCTGGAGCGCGAGGAGTGGCAGAACGACGGCGGCTGGGTCGGCGTCGTCACGTTCCCCGCGGGCATCCAGAACGAGTTCTACGACCTCGTCAACGAGGTCTCGTCGGGGGAGGCGGAGACGCGCGTCGTCAAGGACGAGGACGAACTCTCGACGCGCTGACCGCTCGGCTACCCCACGACGCCGGTTCCTCTCGACGCTCTGTTACGAGAGCTACGGCAACCGCTCTCAGTCGCGCTGTCGTGGTGCCGAAGAGTGAGAATCGAGCGGGCGACCCGTGTGTCCCGTGAGTTATCCGAGTTTGAACCCGGCGAGGAAGCCGGCCGCGAACCCGCCCGAGATGGAGACGGTCGAGAGGATGGACATCATGAAGTCCGGCGGCTGGTTCGAGGCGGCCGCGTCGCTCGCGCCGATGAGGCCGCCCGAGACGGCCTCCCAGTCGACCGAGAGGATGCCCTCCGATTCGAGGAACTTGAACAGCGCGAGCTGTACGCCGACCAGTACCGCGATGACCTTCGCTATCTTCTTGGCTGCGAACCCCATGACGCCGCCGATGACGCCGCCGGTGCCGAGGTCCAGTCCCAGTTGTGTCACGTCGATTCCCGGTGCCATATGAGTGTCACGGAAAGCGACTGATAAACCTCTTGCGACTAGTTGTGTAGCCCGCGTGACGAACGGGAGGCTGCCCATACGTTAAATAGACGCCAACCGTATCGGGCGACGAGTGACTGCCACAGACAGCGACCCCGCGCTGGCCGTCATCGCCGCACGTGCAGACGCGGGAGCGGCCGACACGGAGGAGATTCGAGACCTCGCGGCAGCGGCGGGCCTCACCGTCGCTGGCGAGGTGACCCAGACGCGCAAGGAGGACCCGGCGCTCTGTCTCGGGGAGGGGAAGGTCGAGGAACTCGCGGCGGTGGTCGCCAGCGAAGGCGCGGGCGTCGTCGTCTTCGACAACCGCCTCGGTCCCTACCAGACGTACAACCTCGGGAACGAACTCCCAGAGGGCGTCGAGGTGAAAGACCGCTTCCGGCTCATCCTCGACATCTTCGGCCAGCGCGCCCAGACGAAGAAAGCGCAGTTGCAGGTCGAACTCGCGGAGTTGCGCTACGAACTCCCGCGCGTCGAGGCGAAGGTATCGCTCGCGCGACGCGACGAGCGCCCTGGGTTCATGGGCCTCGGGGAGTACGACGAGTCCCGCGAGCAGGACATCAAGGCGCGCATCTCGCGCATCCGTGACGAACTCCAGCGCATCGAGGAGGACGAGGAACACCGCCGGGAGCAGCGCCGCGAGTCCGGGTTCGACCTCGTCGCGCTGGCGGGCTACACGAACGCCGGGAAGTCGACGCTGCTCCGGCGTCTCGCGGCGGACCTCGACGTCGACGAGAACGACGACCTCCACCCCGACCTGGACACGACCGCCGAGTCACGGGACAAACTGTTCACGACCCTCGGGACGACGACCCGCCGGGCGGACATGGACCGGCGGAACGTCCTCGTCACGGACACGGTCGGGTTCGTCTCGGACCTGCCCCACTGGCTGGTCGAGTCGTTCAAGTCCACGCTGGACGCCGTCTACCGGGCCGACCTCGTCCTGCTCGTCGTCGACGTCTCCGAACCGGTCGAGGACATCCGGCAGAAACTGGTGACCAGCCACGACACCCTCTACGAGCGCAACGAGGCACCCATCGTCACCGTCCTGAACAAGGTGGACAAGGTGCCCGAGGAGGAGGTCGAACGCAAGCGCGAGGCGCTGGCCGCCCTCGCTCCCGACCCGGTCGCCGTGAGCGGGAAGGAGGGCACCGACGTCGACACGCTGCTGGGTCGAATCGAGACGGACCTCCCGCCGTACGACCGCGAGCGACTCGTCCTCCCGATGAACGACGAGGCGATGAGCCTCGTCTCGTGGATCCACGACCACGCCTACGTCCGGGACGTCGACTACGCCGACGAGGTGGTCGTCGACTTCGAGGCCCGTCCCTCCATCGTCGAGCGAGCGCGGGCGAAGGCGAGCGACCTGCCGGTCCCGGCCGAGTCCTGAGTCACTACCATCCGCTCTCCGCCACGATGCGCTGCACCCGACCCCCGAGAGCTATCGGTGTCGCTCCCGACTCGTCGGGTGTGCCCTATGCCGTGCGACCGACCGAGGCCGAACTGAGCGAGGCCCGCGCGCTCGTCGGCGTCGCCATCGACGCCTGCGAGCGGGTCGAGACCGTCGAGACGCCGCTCCGCGTCGCCCTCGGCTGGACCGACAGCGAGGCGGTCGCCGAGGAACGGATGGGCGTCGACGGGACGACGTTCCCCGATGGAGAGGTAGAACTGGCGTTCAACGCGGCCACCGCCGGGTGGGACGACGCCATCGGGCCGGTCGCCGCCCAGCAGTACGGCCGCGTCGCGTTCGGCGACCGCGTCGACGTGGCGTTCCGCTGGCAGCGACTGCTCCGCGAGGCGTACGCGGACCGGTTGGCGACGGAGACGCACCCCGACGGACCGTACCCGTGGCGGGCGAGCGACGACGCGGCGCTCTCGGAACGCTGGGGGGCGATTCGCGAGGAGCTCGGCGAGCGCGACGACCTACCTGCCGACCGCGCCACGACGGGCGTGGCGTCGAGAATCGGCGAGGAGTTGCTCGACGAACGCGACCGCTCTGCACTGTTGGACCTCGACTGTGGAGCGGTACGCGAGGCGGGCGACGCGGCCCTGCACTGAGCGCGTCGCCCCCTCCGAGTGCTTTCTCCCTTCCCGAGTGCGTCGCCTACACCGTGCGCTTCTCCTTCGAGACGACACGGACGTTCTCGATACTGGTGCCGGGGTACTGGCCGTCGTCGTCCTTCTCGGCCGCTTTCACCATGTCCCAGACGACGTTGAGACCGGTCGTCACGCCCTCCAGCGCCTCCATCTCACAGCCGGTCTTGCCCGTCGTCTCCACTGCCACCTCCACCGAGACGCGGTCTTCTCCCACCTCGAACTCGGTGTCGACGTTAGTGATGGGTATCTGGTGGCACATCGGGATGGTCTCCCAGGTGTGTTTCACCGCCTGGACCGCGCCGACGCGGGCCGTCGCCAGCACGTCGCCCTTCGACAGCGCGTCGTCGCGGATGGCGTCGACCGTCGAGGGAGAGAGTCGAATCTCACCCGCGGCGACCGCCCGGCGTGCGGTGTCGGGTTTCGACCCGACGTCGACCATCTGGACCTCGCCCGACTCGTCGGTGTGGGTCAGGTCGTCGCTCGGGTCGATGTCCTCGTCGCGCTCGTTCATCCCTCGTCCTCGTCACTGCCCCAGATGGCCCGTGGGACGACGTCGAGCAGGTCCGAGGCGAGCAGTCCCGCGCCCGGTGCGGTCTCCTCGGCGACCAGTTCGCCCGCGCTCCCGTTGACGAACGTAGCGACGCACGCCGCCTCGAACGGGTCGAGCGAGGCGAGCATCGCGGCGGTGATGCCCGCCAGGGTGTCGCCCGTCCCGCCGACGGTCATCCCCGGCGTTCCGGCCCGGCAGACGCGGGTCCGGTCGCCGTCCGACACCACGTCGGTCTTCGCCTTCGCGAGGACGACGTGCCCCAGTTCGTCCGCCAGCGACTCGACCGCCTCCTCGTTGCCGCGGAAGTCGTCGACCTCCTCGCCGCCCAGTTCGACGAACTCGTGGCTGTTCGGGGTCAGTACGAGGTCGGCGTCGGTGTCCACCTCGGGGACGACCTCGAGCGCGTCGGCGTCGACGACGGCCCGGCCCTCGAACGTATCGAGGAACTGACGGGCGGCCTCGACCGTCTCGTCGGCGCTCCCCAGGCCGGGGCCGATCACCACCACGTCCTCGTGGTCGTGGGCCGTCTCGACGAGGTCCGGGACGTGGTCGGGTTCGAGTCGCTCGCCCTCGTAGGGCTGGACGATGAGGTCCTCGGCGTACCCCTGGACGGGCGTCTTCACCGACTCCGGGACGGCGACGAACGAGAGGTCCGCGCCCGCCCGGAGCGCACCCTGCGCGGCGAGCGCCGGCGCACCCGTGTACGGCCCGCCACCGACGACGAACACCCGGCCGTTGTCGCCCTTCTTGCCGCCGCCGCTCTGGACGCGCAGCAGGTCGCCGCGCTCGACGAACCGCTCGGCCGCGGCCGGGATGCCGATGTCGGCGACGGTGACGCCGTCGAGGTCCGACAGCCCCGGTTTCTGGTCGTGGAACGTGACGACCCGGTCGGCGTCGACGGCCGGGTCCGCCCGGTCGCCGGTGTCCGCGTCGACGCCGGTGGGGACGTCGACGGCGACGACGGTGGCGTTCGTCTCGCCGACGGCTTCGACCGCACTGCGTTCCGGCTCTCGTGGGTCGCCGGTGACGCCGGTTCCGAGCATCGCGTCGACGACGACGTCGGGGTCGCCGAGGTCCAGCGTCCGTGAGTCGCGGACCTCGCGGGCGTCGGCGTCGCACTCGACGAGTGCGTCCCAGTTCTCGCGGGCGATGCGCGTGGAGACGGTCTCGGCGCGTCCGAGCAGGTGGACGGTCACGTCGTAGTCGCTCAGGAAGCGCGCGGCGACGAGGCCGTCGCCGCCGTTGTTGCCCCGCCCGGCGACGATTGCGACGCTCGCGCCGGGGTCGGCCACCTCGCGGACGACGCGGGCGACGGCGTTACCGCTCGACTCCATCAACTGCTTCCGGGGGACGCCGAGGGCCGCCGCGTTCTCGTCGACGACGGCCATCTCGTCGGCGGAAATCATACCGGCAGCGACTCGCGGAGGGAGGTTAAACGTGCGGGCAGCGTGCGGCAGGCGAGCGAGTCGGTGGCCCCCGTACTCCGACTACCGACGGACCTCGAACCCCTCGATACCCTCCGGCGACTCCGCCTCGGCGTCCACCCCATCGACGATAGCCATCTCGGGGCCGTCCTGGCACCACGTCAGCAGGTCGTCGACGGCCGCTTCTGGGCCCTCGAACACCGCTTCGACCCGGCCGTCGTCGAGGTTCTGCACCCAGCCGTCGACGCCGCGTTCGGTCGCCGCTCGACGGGTGGACGCGCGGTAGGTCACCCCCTGCACGCGCCCGCTGATGAAGACGTGACGGCGTACCCTGTCTCCGGTACTCGGGTCGTCGGACGTCGCTTCGTCGGCCATGGTCACACGGTACTGGTCCCACCCTCAAGAACGATGCGTCGCGCTCCGTACGTCACTGTCCCACAACCGGTCCGCTCCAGTGGACGACCTGGTCGGGAGTTCGGGGGACCCCCGAGCGTCGACTCCTACCCGCTCGTCGACTCACGACACCGTCCGGGGGACCCGCTCGTTTTCGCCTGTCTCCCCGATTACGCTGCGCCGTCGGTCCGGAGGTGGAAGAACACGTACGTCTGTACGTAGCCAGCGTACTCGCCGCCGAACTGCTCGCGGATTGCTCGGGAGGTGTCGGCGTAGTTCCCTCGTTCGCAACGGGGGTAGTGGTCGGCGATGGCGGTCCGAATCCAGGTGTCGAGCGGCACGGCTTCGAGGAAGTCGAGCGAGAACAGCGCCACGCAGTCCGCCACCTTCTCGCCGACGCCGACGAACTGGGTGAGGAACTCCCGTGCGTCCTCGTAGTCGAGATTCCGCGCCGACTCGGGGTGGGCCTCGCCGGTCGCCACCATCTCGGCGGTCCGCTGGACGTAGGGCGCGCGGTAGCCGAGGCTGAGGTCCCGCAGTTCGGCCTCCGTGGCCCCCGCTAGCTGGTCGGCGGTCGGGAACGCGTGGTAGGTCCGACCGTCGAACTCGACGGGCGTCCCGTACTCGCGGGCGAGGCGCTCTTGCATCCCGTGGATGCGCGAGACGCGCATCTGGGCCGAACAGATGAACGAGACGAGGCAGGGGAACGTCGGGTCGCGAACGAGTCGCATCCCGCGGTACCGCTCGAAGGCCGCGTCGAGCAGTGGGTCGTCGGGCGTCGCCGCCACGATTGCGTCCAGATCGTCGTCGAGTCGCAGCAGGCGGACGAGGTGGTCGTGGGCGTCGACGGTCGACTCCCACTCCAGGTAGCCGTCGGACTGGCGGGCGCGGACTACCACCGGAGCGCCCCCGGTGTCGGTCTCCGGGAGGACCGTCGTGTACCATGCATCGCCCCCGTGGGCGGGCGTGTCCTCGTACATCCGGTCGTCCTCGCGGGACCAGACGTAGCTCTGCCCGCTCTCGACGGTCGCCTGCAGGTCGAATCCCCCCGGAAGTGACACGAGTGGTATCTCGCCCGTCTCCATCGTCCGGAGTTGGTGAGGCTCCCTGTTGGCGGTTTCGAAGGCGGGCGAAGGTTCTTGACAACACGCCGGCAATGTATGCTATGGATTGTCGTGTCTTCGTCGAGGCGGCCGTGCCGGTGTACGACGTGGGGACGGCCGACGAAGCCGTCCGGATAGCGATTTCGAAGACCGGCGATATGCTGAACCCGGACCTCAACTACGTCGAGATATCGATGGGCGAGCGCCACTGTCCGCACTGCGAGGAGGAACTCGAACCGGCGTTCGTCGCTGCCGACGAGGGGCTCGTCTCGCTCGAACTCGAGATGACCGTGTTCAACGTTCAGGACGAGCAACACGCCTCCCGAATCGCCCGCAAGGAGATCGGACAGCGGATGCGCAACATCCCGCTCGAAGTACTCCGTGTCGACGTCGTCGAGAGCGACGACGAGAACGGAGACGGCGAGGACGACGAGGGCGACGACACGTCGGCGACTGACGAACCGACCGACGGGGTTGCGGACGGCGGTGACATGGTTCCGGGCGTCGAGGAACTCATCGAGGAGTGACGAGGGCGAACGGGAAAGCCCTCGAAGAATCCGAGGGGGAACGGAGTGGCCCGCGAGGAGAAGCGCGGGTCGGAACGAGCGCCAGCGAGCGAGCATCGCCGACAACTGAGCGGCGCGCGATTGTACGCACAGTGAGCCACGCACCCGTCACGGCACTGGTCGCTGGAACTGCTACGGACGTCCCTGGAGCGTCGTCACTCGGGAGTGCAGGTCTGCGTAGGGGACCGCTTCGAGAAGCTAGTCGGCCGCGGCCGAGACTGGCTGTTCGTCGACGGTCATCTCGCCGGTGATGCCGTCAGCGAGGGCGAACACTGCACGTTTGTGCTCGGTCTTCGACTTGTGGATCGATGTCGGTCGGACGCCGAGTTCGTCGTAGTGGTCGTGTTCGACGTCGGTCCCGTTAGACGCTTCGTAGTGGTTGCGTACCTGTGCAAGCAGGCCGTGAAGGTGGATGAGTTCCTGCTTTTTCATGCTCAACGCGGGATAACGACTGGGAGCATATAGTATTACCCTGAGTACCGTTAGCACGTTCCTCGAATAGAGGGCCTCTCACCCCCGTCAGACACCTTTTCAGAATGAACACTCTCTCCGTCGACAATGCGGAAATTCACGTTCGAAGGCGGGTGAGAACGAACCGGTCAGCCGAGTTGTTTCAACGTCTCCAGGTCGTGCTCGGTACGGGTGAACTCGGCCGTCCGACGGGTCGCGTGGCAGTTCGGACAGTGGAACATGTCGGTGTGGTCGGGGAGGTCGCGGGGAGCCGCTTCCCACTGTTTCCCACATTCGGGACAGAGGAGTCTCACGTACGTTTCCGTCGGCATACCACTCCGTGCGTCGGCGGGTCACAAAAACGTTGACCTCGAAGGGACGGTCTAGAACCTGCCTGCCTCGTCGAGGGTATCGTCACTCGGGAGGTGGCGTCGGAAAAAACGGTCACCGAAGTCGAGTCGAAGCGTCGCGGCGTGCGCCAGTCCTCGCTCAGGCGGTCGGCACGTCCGCCGCTTCGAGGAGTTCCTTGTACCGGTTGCGGATGGTGACCTCGGAGATGTTGGCGACGTCGCTCACCTGCGACTGGGTCACCTTCTCGTTGGACAGGAGCGCGGCCGCGTAGATGGCGGCCGCCGCCAGGCCGACCGGCGACTTCCCGCTGAGGAGACCGCCCTCGCGAGCACCCTGCAGGAGGTCGCGGGCGCGACGCTCGGACTCGTCGGAGAGGTCGAGGTCGCTGGCGAACCGCGGCACGTAGCTCTCGGGGTCCGCTGGCTTGATCTCCAGGTTCAGCTGCCGGATGATGTACCGGTACGTCCGGGTCAGCTCCATCTTGTCGATGCGCGAGACCATCGTCACCTCGTCGAGGCTGCGCGGCGTGCCGGCCTGTCGGGCCGACGCGTACAGCGCAGCCGTCGCGACGCCCTCGATGGAGCGGCCGGGGAGTAGGTCCTCGTTGAGCGCGCGTCGGTAGATGACGCTCGCGGTCTCCCGGACGTTCTCGGGGAGGCCGAGGGCGCTCGCCATGCGGTCGATCTCGCCGAGCGCCTGCTTGAGGTTGCGCTCCTTGGAGTCGCGGGTGCGGAACCGCTCGTTCCACGTGCGGAGGCGCTGCATCTTCGCACGCTGACGACTGGACAGGGAGTTCCCGTAGGCGTCCTTGTCCTGCCAGCCGATGTTGGTCGACAGGCCGTTGTCGTGCATCATGTTCGTCGTCGGCGCACCGACGCGGGACTTGCTGTCCTTCTCGCCGGCGTCGAACGCGCGCCACTCCGGGCCGCGGTCGACGGCGTCCTCCTCGACGACGAGGCCACAGTCCTGACAGACCGTCTCGCCGTGCTCGCTGTCGTTCACGAGGCGGCCGCTGCACTCGGGGCAGGTCCGTACGGACTCCTGCTCGGACTGCTCGGCTTCCGCCTCGCCCATCTCCTCCGTGTACGTTCGTATGGTTGTATCGCTCATGATAGGGACTGGTGCACGCCACGTCCCGAGCGGTGGGACCGTCGCTCGTGGGTGGCGCGTCTTAACCATTAGTTAGTCCGCAAACCATATAAACCTTTTGCAGGTAGTGGACGTGAAATCGGCGTATCTGACTCTAACTCGTCGGGTATCGTGAAATACGGCTGGGCGGGTTGCGTGGGAACGTACATGATAAACCCATCGTCCGTCGTTACACCGGGCGAGGGGACCAACGTTTATGTACGAGACCCATGTCACCTTGAACAAGAAACCGCGCTCGACCTTCGGTCCTGTGCTGGACACCCACCTATGACAACTATCGCAGAACTCGGACTCCCGGCCGAATCGTTCGCTCTCGATGAGGCGTTCACGGAGTGTCCCGGCCTCCGTATCGACGTCCTCCAGGGAGTCGCGCACAATACGACCGGTCTCTCGAACCTCGTCTGGGTCGAGACGGACGACATCGACGCGGCCGACGCCGCCCTGAAGAACGACAGCACCGTCTCCAACGTGGAGAAACTCGGAGACATCGACGGCAAGTGGCTCTACACCATCGGCTGGAAGACCCCGGTCTCCGTCGCGCTCGCGGTCCTGCTGGAGGACGCGACGATGCTCGGTGCCTCTGGCGACGGCGACGGCTGGTCGTTCCGCGTGCTGTTCCCGAAACGCAACGCGCTCTCCATCGCGGCGAGCGTCTTCGAAGAGTACGACGTCAACCTCCGTATCGAACGCATCTACGAACTCGGCACGGGCGGCGAACACGGCGAGTACGACCTCACCGAGGAACAGCGAGAAGCGCTCGAAGTGGCGCTCGAGAACGGCTACTTCAAGGTTCCCCGCGACACCACCCTCGGCTCCATCGCGGACGACCTCGGAATCTCCCACCAGGCGCTGTCCGAACGCCTCCGTCGCGCCAACGAGATTCTCGCCGAAGTGGCGATTCAGCCCCCCGCCAGCGCGGAAGAGCCGGAGCTCAAGACCGACGACTGAGACGAGACGGACGAGACTGACGGCACAGCGGCACGATACACGACGGACCGACGCCGTCGGTTCGAGACGGTCGGGGTCCGACCGTGAACGTTAGACCGTGAACAGGTGGCCCTCCTCCGGAACGTCGAACACCCCGATTCGAGCGCCAGCGTCGAGCCACGCGTGGCCGTAGGAGAACGAGGCGAGCGCGTTCACCCAGTCGTCCTCCTCGCGGAAGTGCCGCCCGTCGGCGAGGTACGACGACGCCATCTCCTCGCACTCCATCGCCGCGTCGTACAGCGGACTTCCCTCCGGAGGGGCGACGGTCGCCGCGTCGAGCGCCTCGCTCAGCAGTCGCTCGTAACGGTCTGTCTTCTCGTGCAGGTCTGCGGGCATACGGGTCGCTCGGTGGCCACCGGCAAGACGACACCGACTCGGCGTCTGTGACCGAGTACACCGACTCCTGTGGCGGCGGGCCGACTCAGAGGGCGGCGAGCAGCGCGTCCACCTCGTCGGCGGTGTTGTAGACGTGGACCGACGCCCGGACGTCGCCCGACGGGAGCGACCGGATGTAGAGGTCCTCGGCCGCCAGTCGCTCGACGAGTTCCTCGGGGTCCTCGTCGTCTGCCGAGAACGCCACCAGCCCGGACTCCGGGTTGCGCGGGCCGAGGACCCTGTCGCCCAGTCCGTCGGCGAGTCGCCCCGCCAGGTCGTGGATTCGTCCCTCGACACGCTCGGTGCCGAGTTCCTCGTGGAGGTCCATCGCCGCCACCGCTCCGGCGTAGGGACCGACGTTCGTCGTCCCCACCTCGAAGCGCGCCGCGTCGGACTTCAGTTCGGGGTCGGGGCTCGACACCTCCTCGACGCTCCGGTAGCCGACCTGTACGGGTGCGGTGTCGACGTCCTCCCGGACGTAGAGGAAGCCCGCTCCCCACGGTCCGAGGAGCCACTTGTGACACGCGCCGACGACGTACTCCGCGTTCCACGCGTCCAGGTCGACGTGCGTCTGGCCGACCGACTGGACCGCGTCGACGAGCACCTCGGCCCCGTGGTCGTGAGCGATATCGACGAGGTCGGCCACGGGCCAGCGCGTGCCGTGGGTCCAGGTGATGGAGGTGAAGCAGACGAGACGGGCGTCGGCGACCGCCTCGGCGTACGCCTCGCGGTCGACCCGTCCGTCCTCTGTCTCGAGAACGCGCACGTCGACGCCCTGCTCGCGGAGGTTCCACCACGGCAGGATGCCCGCCGAGTGTTCGAGGTCGGTGCGGACGACGACGTCGCCCGGTTCCCAGTCGATGCTCGCGGCCACTCGCGCGATGCCGTCGGCCGTCGAGTGAGTCAGCGCGAGTTCGGACGGCGACGCGTCGAAGAACGAGGCGAACCGCTCGCGGGTCTCCTCGAACGCGTCGAACGCGACCGGGTAACAGCCGTCACCGGTCGGCGCTTCCGTCTCGTGTCTCCGCACCGCCGCACAGGTCGCGTCGAGCACGCGCCTCGGCGACGGTCCCGACGCCCCAGCGTTGAAGTAGCTACCACCGTCGAGCGCCGGAATCGACGCCCTGAGTTCCTCGGGGGTCACGGTCGTCCTGCGTGGCCCGGTGGCCTGAAGCTTCTGCTGGGGCCGTCGGGGGACTGTGGGAGCGCACGGACCGGTCGGCAGACTGACGCGACGGTCGCACTCGTGCGCAAGCTACAACACCGAACCGTCGGTATATCCTCCAATGACCGATTCGACCCATCGACGGCTCATCATCGCCGGGTCCGGCATCGCTGGCCTGTCGGCGGCCATCTACGCGGCCCGCTCGAACAACGACCCGCTGGTGTTCGAGGGGACCGAACCCGGCGGCCAACTCACGCTGACGACCGACGTGGCGAACTACCCCGGCTTCCCCGACGGCATCGGCGGCCCCGAACTCGTCCAGAACATGAAGGAGCAGGCGACGCAGTTCGGCGCGGAGGTCGAACACGGCGTCGTCGAGAGCGTCGTTCGTTCGAACGACGCGTTCCACGTCACGATGAAGAACGGCGACGAGTACACCGCCGACGCGTTCATCGCGGCGTCGGGAGCGAGCGCACGCACGCTCGGCGTCCCCGGCGAGGACCTGCTGATGGGCTACGGCGTCTCGACATGTGCGACCTGCGACGGCGCGTTCTTCCGCGACGAGGACATGCTCGTCGTCGGCGGTGGCGACGCCGCGATGGAGGAGGCGACGTTCCTCACGAAGTTCGCCGACACCGTCTACATCGCCCACCGCCGCGAGGAGTTCCGCGCCGAGGACTACTGGATAGACCGCGTGATGGAGCAGGTCGAGGCGGGCGACATCGAGATACTGCGCAACACCGAGGTCATGGAGATCCACGGCTCGCCCGAGGAGGGCGTCTCGCACGTCACGCTCGTCGAGAACGAGTCGGGCCACCCGAGCGACAATCTGGAGGACCCCGACACCGAGCAGTACGACTTCGACGTGGGCGCGGTGTTCCTCGCCATCGGCCACACGCCCAACACCGACTACCTGGCCGACACGGGCGTC from Halomarina salina carries:
- a CDS encoding aminotransferase class V-fold PLP-dependent enzyme yields the protein MTPEELRASIPALDGGSYFNAGASGPSPRRVLDATCAAVRRHETEAPTGDGCYPVAFDAFEETRERFASFFDASPSELALTHSTADGIARVAASIDWEPGDVVVRTDLEHSAGILPWWNLREQGVDVRVLETEDGRVDREAYAEAVADARLVCFTSITWTHGTRWPVADLVDIAHDHGAEVLVDAVQSVGQTHVDLDAWNAEYVVGACHKWLLGPWGAGFLYVREDVDTAPVQVGYRSVEEVSSPDPELKSDAARFEVGTTNVGPYAGAVAAMDLHEELGTERVEGRIHDLAGRLADGLGDRVLGPRNPESGLVAFSADDEDPEELVERLAAEDLYIRSLPSGDVRASVHVYNTADEVDALLAAL
- a CDS encoding DUF357 domain-containing protein, with the protein product MPADLHEKTDRYERLLSEALDAATVAPPEGSPLYDAAMECEEMASSYLADGRHFREEDDWVNALASFSYGHAWLDAGARIGVFDVPEEGHLFTV
- a CDS encoding NAD(P)/FAD-dependent oxidoreductase, whose protein sequence is MTDSTHRRLIIAGSGIAGLSAAIYAARSNNDPLVFEGTEPGGQLTLTTDVANYPGFPDGIGGPELVQNMKEQATQFGAEVEHGVVESVVRSNDAFHVTMKNGDEYTADAFIAASGASARTLGVPGEDLLMGYGVSTCATCDGAFFRDEDMLVVGGGDAAMEEATFLTKFADTVYIAHRREEFRAEDYWIDRVMEQVEAGDIEILRNTEVMEIHGSPEEGVSHVTLVENESGHPSDNLEDPDTEQYDFDVGAVFLAIGHTPNTDYLADTGVELDDRGYLYTHGGRDGGQTATDVPGIFGAGDVVDHHYQQAATAGGMGVKAALDADDYLEELGRAGNEGKETVEASSDD